CAAGAGTGTTGCAGCAGGAACACGTATGAAAGTGACGAAAAAACCAAGAAAAACCAGGACAATAACCCGAGCGTAAGGGAAAAGCACCAGATATCCTCCCATAACTCCAGCTATGGCCCCACTCGCTCCTATTACGGGAACAGTTGAGGTGGGAAAGAGTATAGCGTGCACCAGTGCAGCAGAAAGACCACAACTCAGGTAAAAGAGGAGAAAATGAAAATGCCCCAGGAAATCCTCGACGTTGTTACCAAAAATCCACAAATAGAGCATGTTAAAAAAAAGGTGCGCAAATCCTCCATGCAAGAACATGGAGGAAAAAATCCGGAGGTAGGAGGGTAAACCTGTCCAGAAATGGACCTTGCCCCACAGTACTGCTGGAATCAGCCCTGCCTGGTAAACAAAAGCTTCGAGGCGGGAGCCCAGACTTAGCTCGTACAGGAAGAACAATACATTCAAAATGATGAGTGCAACCGTAACGTAAGGAAATCTACGAGTTGGTAACTCATCTCTAATCGGAATCATGCACTAAAAATAGCAAAAAAAGTGGCTTCAATCAATAATTTCGGAAAAAACTTGGTTGGCAACCAGCATTCCCTTTGCAGAAAGAAAGTAACGAGAACCTTCTTTCTGCAGAAAGCCTTCTTGCAGGAGGAATTCCATACGTTCGATTTTCTCTTTAACCAGTGCAACGGGATACCTCTGGCTAAGTATTTCAGTATCCAATCCCTCGCTGGTTCTCAAACGTAAAAATATTTCTTCATCCAGTCTTTGGGGAAGTGAAAGGGCTTCCCGATATTCGATTGGCAAAGAGCCGTTTTCAAGATGAAAGCGGTAGTTTCTCAAATGCCTGGAATTTCGGTGGCGTTCACCTCTCAAGTAGGACCAAGCGGCTACTCCTAAACCGAGGTATTCTTCGTTACGCCAATAGCGGAGGTTATGTTGGCACTCAAAGCCGGGTTTGGCAAAGTTGGAAATCTCATAGTGGAGGTAACCCCTTTGGATAAGCCATTCTCTGGTCCAGGAAAACCAGTTGGCCTTCTCATCATCGGAGGGGAAGCTGCGGGGATGTCTTTTTGCAAACCAAGCCATGGGGGAAGGAAAATGCAGCGAAAGCTCATAAATGGAAACATGGCAAGGCTCAAATTTGAGGAGTTCTTTCACCTCTTTTTGCCACTCAGCAAAACCCTGAAAAGGCCAGCCGTAAATGAGGTCTGCCCCCCAATTCTGAAAGCCCTGGGTGCTGAGTAACTCCAAAATAGCGTAAATGTCCTCTACTTTGCAAGCTCTCTTTGCAAAGAGCAAAAAGCGCTGATCAAAACTCTGCACACCTACTTGGATGCGGTTCACTCCTCCACGAGCAACCTCACGGATCCAGTTCTGGTCAACGGTTCCCGGATTTACCTCGACAGTAATCTCCACTTTTCCTGAATATCTGAAGAAACGTTGAAGATAAAGCAAGAAGCTACTTATTGAGGGGGCATCGAGCAAGGAAGGAGTGCCCCCACCAAAGTAAACACTCTCTAAGACACTCCCTTCCAGTTCAAAAAATTTGACCTTGAGCGAAAGCTCTGTGCAAACCAAGGCGAGATAGCTATTTCTGTCGTGATGCGAGCTCCAGGGATAAGAGGCGAAATCGCAATAGGTGCATTTCCCAAGGCAAAACGGGAAGTGCAGGTAAAGTGAGAGCGTTCTCATTGTCCACTTTTTAAGACCGCCAGGAAAGCTTCTTGGGGTATGCGCACTTTACCGATTGCCTTCATCCTCTTTTTGCCTTCTTTTTGCTTTTCAAGCAATTTCCTTTTGCGGGTCACGTCTCCACCGTAGCACTTTTGCAGGACGTCCTTACGCAGGGCAGGAATGTCCTCCCGGGCAATAACTTTACCTCCAATACTGGCTTGGATAGCCACTGCGAAAAGCTGTCGGGGAATGATTTCTTTGAGCTGGGAAACCACCTGTCGGGCACGATGATAGGCCTGTTCCTTGCAACATATAAAAGACAGTCCATCCACCCGGTCCCGGTTGACCAGAATATCCACCCGGACCAGATTGGCGGGACGATAGCCAGCAAACTCATAATCCATGCTTGCAAAGCCACGACTCAAAGCCTTAAGCCGACTGTAAAAATCAAGCAGTATTTCAGCCAGGGGCATTTCGTATTTAATGAGCACTCTCTCGGCATCTAAGTAAACCATGTCTTTAAATATTCCTCTGCGTGCCTGGCAGAGCTCCATTATTCCCCCAATGTACTCTGGAGGAGTGATAATTTGAATCAACACATAGGGTTCTTCAGTTTCTTCTATCTCGGTAGGCGAAGGAAAATCCTTAGGCGACTTTACTTCGACCACATCACCCCGAGTGGTAAGTACGTGATACACGACATGGGGAGCCGTGGCCACAACTTCCACCCCAAATTCTCTTTCGATACGTTCCTGAGTGATTTCCATGTGCAAAAGCCCCAAAAAACCGCAGCTAAAACCAAAGCCCAGAGCTTCTGAAAAATCGGGTTCAAAGCTGAGTGCTGCATCGTTAAGCTGGAGTTTTTCCAGTGCATCTTTTAGTCTTTGATAATCTTCTGATTGTACCGGATAGAAATTGCAAAAAACCATAGGTTTTACTTTCTTATAACCGGGTATAGGCTGAGGTTGGGGGTCGGAAGCAGAAACCAGGGTGTCACCAACTCGGGCATCCCGGATATTCTTCATATTGCAGGCCAAATACCCTACGCTACCGGCCTCGAGGAGCTCCGTTGGTTGCATTTTGGGGTTAAAAATTCCCACTTCGGTAACTTCAAACTCCGCACCTGTAGAGAACACACGAATTCTGTCTCCACGTTTTACTGAACCATCGAATATTCTTACAAAGAGCAATACTCCTCGATAGGAGTCATAGCTGGAGTCAAAAATCAGAGCTCGGAGATGGGCATCACTTTTGGCCTGGGGAGGTGGAATGTACTGCACAATTGCATCCAGAAGCTCCTCTACTCCAGCTCCTGTTTTGGCACTGACTAAAAAGAAAGGCGGATGTTCTTTGCCGAGGATGTGTTCTATTTCTTCCTTGGCACGTTCTGGAGCGGAAGCAGGGAGGTCGATTTTATTGATAACCGGAATAATGGTGAGCTTCTGAGCAATGGCCAGGCTGGCATGGGCATATGTTTGTGCCTCCACACCTTGAGTAGCGTCCACAACCAGCAGAGCACCCTCACAAGCGGCCAGGCTACGGGAGACTTCGTAACTGAAGTCAACGTGCCCGGGAGTATCGATGAGATTAAAAATGAACTCTTTTTGAAATCTTTTGGAAAAATACCTCAAGCGTATGGCCTTAGCTTTTATAGTGATACCTTTTTCTCTCTCCAGGTCCATCTGGTCCATAAATTGTTCCCGCATCTTTTGTTTGGGCACTGCCTCACATATTTCTAATATCCGGTCGGCCAGAGTGGATTTACCGTGGTCTATATGAGCTATAATGCAGAAATTGCGAATGACCTCCAGCTTACTCATCGCGCTTTATTCCTTTCGCAAATTTGTTGTAAAACTTCTCAAAAATTGCAATAATTGTTTTTTTCTCCTCCATTTTTAAACCGATAGTGAGAAAAACATAGAATAGAGCAAGCATAAATATTATAACCACAAGCACAATAATTCTCGATGAATCAAAAGTCTGTCCCAGGGTTTTCCACAGAAAATAGGCGAAAAACACGAAAGCTGCAACTTGCAATGCCAGTTTCCACCACCATTTGCCGGCACCCGACATATTTAACGTCTGGCATCTCTTTAAAAAAGTTTCCAGCAAAAGAAAATTCAAAAGAGCACAGAGAGAAGTGGCCAGGGCTAAACCAGCAAAGCCCATGAATCTCACTAATAAAAAGTCCAGAGCTATGTTACAGCCTACAACCAATACCCCAATTTTAACCGGAGTATAGGTATCCTGCAAAGAGTAAAAGGCGCGAGTGAAAAGGTGAACCAGTGAAAAAGCGGGAAGTCCCAGGGCATAAAAAAGCAGCGCTTCAGAAGTCATGGAAGTTGCTCTAAGGTCGAAAAAACCTCGTTGATAAACGATTTTTACCAGATCTTCCCGAAAAACCATTAAAAAAACGGTTATTGGCAACATTATAAAAATGACTAACCTGAAACCCTCAAACAGGGTGTCCTGCCATCTTTCCAGCTTTTCTTCCTGAATGCTTTGGGAAAGAGAAGGCAGAATGACTGTAGAAATGGCAATACCAAAAACTCCCAGAGGGAGTTCCATCAATCTGTCTGCAAAGTACAGTGCCGAAACCGCTCCTTCTCTGCAAGTTGAGGCTATTAATCTGTCTACCAGAGTATTGAGCTGACTTACAGCCAGCGCAAAGGTCACCGGCAACATGAGTTGTACCACTTTTCTGAAACCTGGTTCTTTCCAGAAACGCAAATGCAACCTGAATCGCAGCCCCAAGCGGTAGAAGGGAAAAAGCTGGAAAAGAAACTGTCCTATTCCTCCAATTAAAACTCCAAGAGCCAGACAGTAAACATCCACCCACTTCCTGAGAAAGAGCAAGGACCCAACCATCCCCAGATTGAAAAAGACCGGAGCCAGCGCTGACCAGCTAAAAACATACAGGGTATTTAAAGAACCCATTAAAAGAGCTGACCAGGAAATGAGCAACAGAAAAGGGAACATCAAGCGAGTAAAGTCAACAGTAAGCGATAACTTTTCAAGGTTTCCCCGAAATCCCCAGGCTATGAAACGCACAATTTGTGGAGCAAAAATGATGCCCAGCGCACATAAGGCAGCAACGATTATGGTAAGGCCGGTGAAAACCGCAGAAAGAAAGGCAACAACCTCTTCTTTGTCCCTTCCCTGATATTCCGAAAAGACAGGAACCACTGAAGTGCCCAAAGCTCCTTCAGCGAAGAGACGTCGCAAAAGGTTGGGAATGGTGTACGCCAGGAGAAAAGCATCTGTAACCCAGGAAGCTCCAAAGGCAGCCGAGAGCAAGACTTCTCGCCACAAGCCGGTAAACCTGGACAAAAGGGTGCCCGAAGCCACTATCAAAGTGTTTGCAATTAGTGATCTTTTTCTACCCATCTCCACTTCTACTCAAGATACAAAAAAAGACCTGAGATTTCCTCTCAGGTCTTTCCTGGCCTTTTTAATCCCGGCAGCGTCCTACTTTCCCACCCCGTTGCCAGGGCAGTATCATCGGCGCTGGAGGGCTTAGCTTCCGGGTTCGGAATGGGACCGGGCGTTTCCCCTCCGCCATGGCCACCGGGAAATCTGTTGTTTTTTGCATCTATCAATAAGGCTCTGTAATACTTCCGATTTCTCAATGAAGCCTTTGCGGTCAAGCCCTCGACCGATTAGTACCCCTCGGCTCAAGGTGTTACCACCCTTACACCTGGGGCCTATCAACCGGGTCATCTTCCCGGGGTCTTACCTGGTTAACCCAGTGGGATACCTTATCTTGGGGTGGGCTTCGCGCTTAGATGCTTTCAGCGCTTATCCCATCCGGACACGGCTACCCAGCACTGCCCCTGGCAGGACAACTGGAACACCGGAGGTCCGTCCATCCCGGTCCTCTCGTACTAGGGACAGCTCCCCTCAAGTATCCTGCGCCCGCGACAGATAGGGACCGAACTGTCTCACGACGTTCTAAACCCAGCTCGCGTACCGCTTTAATGGGCGAACAGCCCAACCCTTGGGACCTGCTCCAGCCCCAGGATGCGACGAGCCGACATCGAGGTGCCGATCCTCCCCGTCGATATGGACTCTTGGGGGAGACCAGCCTGTTATCCCCGGAGTACCTTTTATCCGATGAGCGATGGCCCTTCCACACGGAACCACCGGATCACTAGGCCCGACTTTCGTCTCTGCTCGAGGTGTCCCTCTCGCAGTCAGGCTCCCTTATGCCCTTACACTCATAGCACGATTTCCAAACGTG
This portion of the Thermatribacter velox genome encodes:
- the hemW gene encoding radical SAM family heme chaperone HemW; the encoded protein is MRTLSLYLHFPFCLGKCTYCDFASYPWSSHHDRNSYLALVCTELSLKVKFFELEGSVLESVYFGGGTPSLLDAPSISSFLLYLQRFFRYSGKVEITVEVNPGTVDQNWIREVARGGVNRIQVGVQSFDQRFLLFAKRACKVEDIYAILELLSTQGFQNWGADLIYGWPFQGFAEWQKEVKELLKFEPCHVSIYELSLHFPSPMAWFAKRHPRSFPSDDEKANWFSWTREWLIQRGYLHYEISNFAKPGFECQHNLRYWRNEEYLGLGVAAWSYLRGERHRNSRHLRNYRFHLENGSLPIEYREALSLPQRLDEEIFLRLRTSEGLDTEILSQRYPVALVKEKIERMEFLLQEGFLQKEGSRYFLSAKGMLVANQVFSEIID
- the lepA gene encoding translation elongation factor 4, with the protein product MSKLEVIRNFCIIAHIDHGKSTLADRILEICEAVPKQKMREQFMDQMDLEREKGITIKAKAIRLRYFSKRFQKEFIFNLIDTPGHVDFSYEVSRSLAACEGALLVVDATQGVEAQTYAHASLAIAQKLTIIPVINKIDLPASAPERAKEEIEHILGKEHPPFFLVSAKTGAGVEELLDAIVQYIPPPQAKSDAHLRALIFDSSYDSYRGVLLFVRIFDGSVKRGDRIRVFSTGAEFEVTEVGIFNPKMQPTELLEAGSVGYLACNMKNIRDARVGDTLVSASDPQPQPIPGYKKVKPMVFCNFYPVQSEDYQRLKDALEKLQLNDAALSFEPDFSEALGFGFSCGFLGLLHMEITQERIEREFGVEVVATAPHVVYHVLTTRGDVVEVKSPKDFPSPTEIEETEEPYVLIQIITPPEYIGGIMELCQARRGIFKDMVYLDAERVLIKYEMPLAEILLDFYSRLKALSRGFASMDYEFAGYRPANLVRVDILVNRDRVDGLSFICCKEQAYHRARQVVSQLKEIIPRQLFAVAIQASIGGKVIAREDIPALRKDVLQKCYGGDVTRKRKLLEKQKEGKKRMKAIGKVRIPQEAFLAVLKSGQ
- a CDS encoding rhomboid family intramembrane serine protease gives rise to the protein MIPIRDELPTRRFPYVTVALIILNVLFFLYELSLGSRLEAFVYQAGLIPAVLWGKVHFWTGLPSYLRIFSSMFLHGGFAHLFFNMLYLWIFGNNVEDFLGHFHFLLFYLSCGLSAALVHAILFPTSTVPVIGASGAIAGVMGGYLVLFPYARVIVLVFLGFFVTFIRVPAATLLLLWIFLQIMYGVFSFALPNAGGVAWFAHIGGFLVGALWCKMIASSYYYKKFFW
- the murJ gene encoding murein biosynthesis integral membrane protein MurJ; amino-acid sequence: MGRKRSLIANTLIVASGTLLSRFTGLWREVLLSAAFGASWVTDAFLLAYTIPNLLRRLFAEGALGTSVVPVFSEYQGRDKEEVVAFLSAVFTGLTIIVAALCALGIIFAPQIVRFIAWGFRGNLEKLSLTVDFTRLMFPFLLLISWSALLMGSLNTLYVFSWSALAPVFFNLGMVGSLLFLRKWVDVYCLALGVLIGGIGQFLFQLFPFYRLGLRFRLHLRFWKEPGFRKVVQLMLPVTFALAVSQLNTLVDRLIASTCREGAVSALYFADRLMELPLGVFGIAISTVILPSLSQSIQEEKLERWQDTLFEGFRLVIFIMLPITVFLMVFREDLVKIVYQRGFFDLRATSMTSEALLFYALGLPAFSLVHLFTRAFYSLQDTYTPVKIGVLVVGCNIALDFLLVRFMGFAGLALATSLCALLNFLLLETFLKRCQTLNMSGAGKWWWKLALQVAAFVFFAYFLWKTLGQTFDSSRIIVLVVIIFMLALFYVFLTIGLKMEEKKTIIAIFEKFYNKFAKGIKRDE